In the Helicobacter colisuis genome, TGTGCAACAAGCACTTTTAAAAATTATCGAAGGAAGTGTTGTTAATATCCCGCCAAAAGGGGGCAGAAAACACCCCAATCAAGATTTTATTCAAATCAATACCAAAGACATTCTTTTTATCTGTGGCGGTGCTTTTGATGGATTAAACGAAATTATTGAAAGGCGCATTGGAGGCAATGTTCTTGGATTTCATCACCAAAAAAATGCTAAAACAGAATCAAAGAATCTACTTGATGAAGTAGAACCAGATGATCTAGTGAGTTTTGGATTGATTCCTGAGCTTATTGGGCGTTTGCATATGATTGCAACTTTAGATGAAATAACTAAAGAAGCAATGGTAACTATTCTCCAAAAACCCAAAAATGCACTAACCAAACAATATCAAAAACTTTTTGAGCTTGATGATGTTTTATTAACTTTCAAACCAGAAGCCCTAGAAGCCATCGCTAAACTAGCTATTCAAAGAAAGACTGGTGCAAGGGGATTGCGCTCAATTATGGAAGAAATTATGCTAGATATTATGTATGAATTGCCAGAACTTAAAGGGTATGAAGTCATCATTACTCAAGAATTGGTGTCCAAAAAAGAAAAACCCATACTTATCAAACAGAAAAAAAACAAAAAAAGTGCTTAATTTACAAAAGAGAGGGAGAAATGTTATTAGATAAAATAATTGGTTGGTTTTCACATGATATTTCAATTGACTTAGGAACTGCAAATACAATTGTAATTGTAAAAGGGCAAGGTGTCATTATCAATGAACCTTCTGTGGTAGCTGTAAGAAATGACAGATATGGCAAAAATAAGATTCTAGCAGTGGGACATGAAGCCAAAGAAATGGTAGGAAAGACTCCAGGTAGCATCTTAGCGGTGCGACCTATGAAAGATGGTGTTATTGCAGATTTTGATATGACCGAAAAGATGATTCGTCATTTTATAGAAAAAGCTCACCGCAGAAAGGCTTTAATGCGTCCTAGAATTATCGTTTGTGTCCCCTATGGTTTAACAGGCGTAGAACGCAAAGCCGTTAGAGAATCAGCTATGAGTGCTGGAGCTAGAGAAGTATTCTTAATCGAAGAACCAATGGCTGCTGCAATCGGAGCTGGATTGCCTGTTAAAGAGCCAAAAGGTAGCTTAGTAGTTGATATTGGGGGTGGAACAACAGAAATTGGTGTAATTTCACTAGGTGGTTTGGTTATTTCAAAATCCCTAAGAACTGCTGGAGATAAGCTTGATAATGCCGTAGTAGATTATGTAAGGCGCAAATACAGCTTACTTATTGGTGAGCGAACCGGTGAAATTATCAAAATAGAAATCGGATCTGCAATTAGCCTTGATGAACCTTTAAGTATGCAAGTCAAAGGGCGTGATCAAGTAAGTGGATTACTCAACACTATCGAGCTTACAAGCGAGGATGTCAGAGAAGCAATGAAAGAACCACTAAAAGAAATCTCCAATGCCCTAAAAGATGTTCTAGAGCAAATGCCACCAGATTTAGCTGGAGACATTGTTGAGAATGGAATCGTTTTAACCGGCGGTGGAGCCCTCATTAGAGGACTTGATAAATATCTATCCGAAATTGTAAAACTTCCTGTGTATGTTGGCGAAGAGCCACTTTTGTGCGTTGCAAAAGGAACTGGTAAAGCACTAGAAGAAATTGATATTCTTCAACAACTTTCCTATGAGTAAAAAATGAAAAAACTCTTCCTTTGGATACTTTTTATTCTTATTGTTTTCTTTCTTTCTACACAAGTCTCCAAAGGATTGCACTCCAAGCTTCTTTACCTTAGCGATGGAGTTAAAATTGGCATTTTAAACCTAAACCAAAACATTACCAATATCATCACAAGACACTTTAACCAAGCAGAGCAAATCAAACATCTAACTAATGAATTAAAAAACAAAGAAAGTTTGCAATACTCCCTTAACTCTTTAGAATATAGATACAATGCCCTCTTAGAACTGCTCCAAGCTAGTAATTTTGAATCGCCTAATTTTCATCTTGTCCGAACGATTTCTTATGCACACCTCAATGACTACACAAAAGTTTGGCTCCAAGGCGATAACAAAATTATCTCCCAAGATAAAGAGGACAAAATCTTTGGGCTTGTTATAAACAATCAAGTTGCAGGGATTGCGATTTTTAGAAACAATCGTTTAATGGGCTTTTTAAATGGCGATGAACAATGTAATTATAGTGTGATTATAGGAGAAAACAAAGCCCCAGGAATCGCAAAATACGATATTAACAAAGGCTTTATTGTGGATTATATTCCACCCTATCCAAAAATAAAAGCAGGGGATGTAATAAAAACAAGTGGTTATGATGGGATTTTCTACCCTGAGATTCCTATAGGAGAAGTCCAATCCGTAGAAGAAAGACAAGGCTATCAAATCGCTATTATTAAACCCTTCTTAAAAGAAATATCACAATTTTATTGGCTCATTAACGCCAACCAAGAAAAAGATATTCAAGAACAAACCGATAATCTTCTTAATTTTAATTAATTTTCTTGCATTTCAAGAAATAATCTGTAAAAAAGTGATAAAATAATGAACTTTAAAAGTCAATTTTTTCTTAAACTTGCCAAGATTGACTCTTTAAAAGTTTTTAAAAGTTAAAAATAATCTTATTTTTAACACATTTCTTTAGGAGGATTAAGTTGGAAAAAGAAGAGCTCTTGCTTCAAAAAGCACAGAAAAGATTAAAAGAGATTAGTAAATTCCCAGCCTTAAAAGAAGGAAACAGCATTAAAAGAATGTTACAAGAAAAGGGAATTTCAAGAAGAGATTTTCTAAAATGGGCAGGTGCGATGACTGCAATGCTTTCACTTCCCGCAAGCTTTGCACCGCTAACTGCAAAGGCTGCTGAAGTATCTGATCGCTTACCTGTCATTTGGCTTCATTTAGCAGAATGCACCGGCTGCAGTGAAAGCTTACTTAGAAGCGATGGACCAGGTATTGCAAGTTTAATTTTTGATTATATCTCTTTAGAATATCACGAAACCATTATGGCAGCTTCTGGCTTCCAAGCCGAACACAATCTTCAATCAGCTATGGAAAAATACAAAGGACGTTATGTTTTAATGGTAGAAGGTGGCGTTCCAACTGCACTAGAAGGGCAATATTTAACCATTGGAGCACACGGCAAAACAGGTTTAGAAACTGCTAAGGAAGCAAGTGAAAATGCAGCAGCTATCTTTGCAATTGGAACCTGTTCTAGTTTTGGCGGTATTCAAGCAGCTAATCCAAACCCGACTGCTGCTAAACCACTTAGTGCCATTACTAATAAGCCTGTTATCAATGTCCCAGGCTGTCCTCCAAGCGAAAAAAATATTGTTGGAAATGTGATTCATTTTATTTTGTTTGGAACCTTGCCAAGCCTTGATGCTTTCAATCGTCCTAAATGGGCTTATGGACTTAGAATCCACGATCTATGTGAGAGAAGAGGACACTTTGATGCAGGGGAATTTGTTCAAAACTTTGGCGATGAGGGAGCCAAAAATGGATATTGCCTTTATAAAGTTGGTTGCAAAGGACCTTACACTTTTAATAACTGCTCCAAACTTCGCTTTAACTCCCACACAAGTTGGCCAATTCAAGCAGGACACGGCTGCATTGGCTGTAGCGAACCAAACTTCTGGGATACTATGGGACCTTTTGAAGAACCACTTGGAAACAAAGTCTATAATGTCCCTTTCTTTAGTGGAAAAGATAGAACAGCAGACAATATCGGAATCACGCTATTAGGGGTTGCGGCAATTGGTATGGCAGCACACGCTGTTTTATCTAGTATGAGAAAAAATAAAGACTAATTCACAAAGGGGAATAAATGACAAAAAGAATTATTGTTGATCCTATTACAAGAATCGAAGGACATTTAAGAATCGAAGTCATTGTTGATGAAAATAATGTCATCACTGATGCTTATTCAAGCTCGACTTTGTGGAGAGGTATTGAAGTGATTGTCAAAAACCGCGATCCCCGAGATGTTGGTTTTATGGTGCAAAGGATTTGCGGAGTTTGCACCTATTCTCACTACAAAGCAGGAATCACAGCTGTTGAAGATGCTCTAGGCATTCAAATCCCTTTTAATGCCCAAATGGTGCGAAGCCTTATGAATGTTTCTCTTGTGCTACACGATCATTTAGTGCATTTCTATCACCTACACGGATTAGATTGGTGCGACATTACTAGCGCTCTCAAAGCTGATCCCAAAAAAGCTTCAGAACTTGCCTTTAAATATGTTAAAAACCCTATTGCAACAGGTGAAGATGAACTTAAAGCTGTGCAAGAAAAAGTAGCAAAATTTGCAAGTGCCAAACAAGGCTTAGGTCCTTTTGCAAATGCTTATTGGGGGCATAAAACTTACCAATTCTCACCAGAACAAAATCTCATTGTGCTTTCTCATTATCTAAAAGCGCTTGAAGTGCAAAGAGTAGCTGCGCAAATGATGGCAATCTTTGGAGCAAAACAACCACACCCACAAAGCTTAACCGTTGGTGGAGTAACTTGTGTAGCCGATATTTTAGATCCTTCAAGGCTTGGAGATTGGCTCACCAAATACAAAGAAGTTGCCGATTTTATAAATCGTGCTTATTATGCTGATGTAGTAATGGCAGCTGAAGTCTATAAAAACGAACCCAGTGTGCTTAAAGGTTGTGGCGTAAAAAACTTCCTAAGCTATGCAGAGATTCCAGTCAATCGCAATGAGACACTTTATAGCAGTGGAATCGTTCGCAATGGAGATATTTCAAAACTCATTGAAATCAACGAGGAATTAATCACTGAAGAAGCAACACATTCGTGGTATCAAAACGACAAAGCCCTTCACCCCTATGATGGAGAGACAACACCTAACTATACCGGCTTTGTAGATGCTGATACAATCGGACCTGATGGCACTCCGATAAAAACAAAAGCTCTAAACTTAGATGGAAAATATAGCTGGATAAAATCTCCTCGCTACAATGGTGAGTCTATGGAAGTTGGACCTTTGGCTGCTATCGTTGTGGGATTAGCAGCTAAAAATCCAAGAATCACAAAAATTGCCACCCAATTCCTAAAAGACACTGGTTTGCCTATTGAAGCGCTTTTCACAACTTTAGGCAGAACAGCAGCAAGACTTTTAGAATGTAAGCTTTCTGCAGATTATGGAATTGAAGCCTTTAACTCTCTAGTTGAAAACCTAAAAACCGGTGATCAAGCTACTTGCGCACCTTATGAGATAGATAACAACAAAGAATACAAAGGACGCTACATCGGAAATGTTCCACGGGGTATGCTAAGCCACTGGGTTAGAATCAAAGATGGAGTGGTTTCAAACTACCAAGCAGTCGTTCCAAGCACTTGGAATGCAGGACCAAAAGATTCTAAAAATCAAATGGGACCTTATGAGGCTTCCTTAGTGGGCATTAAGATTCAAGACATTACTCAACCTTTAGAAATTATCCGCACAATCCACTCTTTTGATCCTTGTATTGCTTGTGCGGTGCATTTAATGGATACTAAAGGTAACGAAATTGGACAATATAAAATTGACCCAATCGCGATGAATTGCAATATCTAAAGGGGGCATATTATGGAAACAAAATACAAATCTGTCCTTGAGTTTTCAAAACTAACAAGGATATTTCATTGGATTCGTGCTTTGGCGATTTTTGCGCTTATCGCCACAGGTTTCTACCTTGCCTACCCTTTTTTAAGTGCCAATCCAGATTATGAGATTTATTCTCTATCAAGAATCTGGCATATATCCATCGGATTTTTACTTATTGCAATTTCAATCTTTAGAATCTACCTCTTTGTTTTTACAAAAGAATGTCAAATGGAGCGTCGCTCATTTTTAGATCTCATTAACCCAATAGTATGGTTTCAGATTCTAAAAACCTATCTTTTGCTTGGGGGACATCCGCACAACAAAGGCTCTTACAATCCTTTGCAGCTTGTAACCTACATTGCCATAATGATTCTTATTATTCTCATCTCGCTAACAGGGCTTATTCTCTATACACATATTTATCACCAAGGGCTTGGCGGTTTCCTTATGCCAATTATGAAGCCCCTAGAAGTGCTTTGTGGCGGGATAGCAAATGTCCGCTTGATTCACCACATTTTGACTTGGGCATTTATTATTTTCATTCCTATCCATATTTATATGGCAAGCTGGAATGCAGTGAAATTTCCAGGTTCAGGAATCGACACAATCGTAAGCGGACTAAGATTTGAAAAAGATGAAACACATCAATGAAGATTCTCATTTTAGGCATTGGAAATATTCTTTTTGGCGATGAGGGGATTGGAGTGCATCTCTCCAATTTTCTCAAAGTCAATTACACTTTTAGCGGTGAGCATTCACTAGATATTATTGATGGCGGAACGATGGCGCAGCACCTAATCCCCATTATCACTCAATATGATCGCGTTTTAATCTTAGATTGCATTGATGCTGATAATGCCAAAATCGGAGATGTGTATTTTTTTGACTTCAGTGCCATCCCAGATAATATCACTTGGGCAGGTAGCGCACACGAAGTAGAAATGCTACAAACACTAAAGATGATTGAAATGTTAGGCGACTTGCCACCCACCAAAATCCTAGGTGTGAAGCCTGTCGTTATCGGAAGTGATCCAACATTTGAATTATCTCCTGAAATTCTAAAAGCGGCTAAAACAATGGAAACACAAGCTATCAAATACCTCCAAGAGCTAGGAATCAAAACCAACCCAAAAGATCAAAAAACCCAAAAAGATTTACAAGAAATCGCAAATCTCTCTTACAAAGGCTTTTAATTTGCTACTTGCACTTGACTTTTTACTTATCCAAAATTTACAAAATTTAGAAAAAATCAAAAACTTTCTTTGCAAAACACTCACCCAAACCGCCCATACTTTTGAGCTTGAAACACAAATACTCCAAACCGATACAAGCTTCACACTAGAAGCCAAAGGAGAGGAGCAAAACCTATTAGATTTCACAAACGCTTTATCTACAAGTCTTCCACTCTCTTTGCAATGGACTTTTAAGGAGCTAAGAATCTTAAAAGCGCTCTCCCCCACCCACTCTCTCCCAAGCCCACAAGAATCATCAAACCTACTCACCCCGCTTGAATTAGAAAAAATTACCCAAAAAGATTCAAGCGCTTTTTGTAATCTATGGGAAAGTTTCATTGACTTCACACCCCAAAAAGTTACTTTTCTAAAAGACAATCAAAAACTCCCCCTAAACAACCCAAAAGAACTCCAAGAATCACTCCAATACCTAAGCACACTTCTTAAAAATAAACAAAGTATTTTTCTAAAAACTCCCCTAGGCAAAAAAGAAGTCATTCTCTTTGATGAAAATAATCCACCAAAAATTCAATCCCCCTACATTTTTGTGCCATTTTGTCTAAACAATGCCCAATCCCTCTTTAAAATTAGCACTGAAGAATGCCAAGCATTAGCCACGCTAGAAAAGCCCCTCATCACACTCAAGCCCAAATCCATTCTCAAAGCGCTTTTTCCGACACACGAAGTGCCTTGTATTCTCCCCTTTGATCCTATTTTGTTACTACTAAGCAAATTCTTAGAATCCCACAGCGGCTTTTATCTCATAGAACCTAGCCAAAAGCTAAGTAACGGAATCTGCCAATTTTTCAAAACTGATGACACTCCACTAGAAATTAGCGTTGGTAAAAACTCCCTTATTTTAAAACATCATTTTAAAGCCACTCCCACCACAGCCACTTGCCCAGAACTTCTAGCCTTTAAAAACACGATAAAATCCCAAAACTTAACCCAAACAAATGCGCTCTATCTAGGCAAACACCCAACGCATTTTATGCTCTATTTTAACCAAAGCTTCAAAACCCCTATAGAATTCACCCTCCAAACTAACCTAGCCCAAATCCTAGAGATTCTAAAAACCCAAAACCCCACCACCCAATCTTTGCTAAAAAACTTCACCAAAGCCAATGAAACTCTCATCTCACAGCTAGAATCACTCCCCTCAGACGATAGATTTTCAAGCAATCTCTTAGATTTACTAGGCTTGTGCGCTATCTTGCTAGATTTACACGCACCCTTTCCCTTTACACCAAACTTTGATTCAAATCTCAAAGCCGCCACAAAAGCACTCTTACAAAAAGCAGGGGAATTTGTCGGTGCCAAAGGACCACGTATTGACTTTAGATTAGAAAAAGACAAGGAAGGCAAAATCTACCTTGACACTCTACGCACCTTGCGATCAGTAATGAGCTTCAAACTCGCAGGAGTGGAGAGCGAATTGCTTTGTTTTGGCATTTTGGATTCGATGGCAGAATTCTTTGCTAACCTAAGTCGCGATATGGAGGAAAACTATAGCACAAAAGGCATCATCATCTGCGGAGAAATGTTTTTAAACAAACAATTCCTAGATCAATTCATCCACTATCTCCCAAAAGATTCTGAAGTGCTTGGCTGTGAAATAATGGACTTCATCTAAGCCCACGCATTCCAAAGCTACCATTTAACTTCCTACCTTACTCCAAGCACTTCAAATCCACTCAAAAAATAATTTAAATCATAAAACATAAAAAATTTTAAATTTAAGCAAAAAATAAGGGGGGGGGGGGGCATAATAATGTCTCATTTTTTATTTTAAAGGAGAATGAATGAAAATTTCAATCGCAGCAAGTCGAGTTTTGACAAGCTTAAGTGTAGTCGCTGCTTTATCAAGCAGTGCTATTGCAGCCGCAGATACTGTTAATAAAAACACAGACTTTACTACAAAGTTTAAAGA is a window encoding:
- the clpX gene encoding ATP-dependent Clp protease ATP-binding subunit ClpX — translated: MNERICDFCKSKESHKNPLITGNNVCICKNCIIASYNLLFGTENHLEETKTDQEMDLKVIPPKELKAILDDYVIGQEKAKKVFSVAVYNHYKRILQKPKEGETEISKSNILLIGPTGSGKTLMAQTLARALNIPIAICDATSLTEAGYVGEDVENILTRLLQEANGDIERAEKGIIFIDEIDKISRLSENRSITRDVSGEGVQQALLKIIEGSVVNIPPKGGRKHPNQDFIQINTKDILFICGGAFDGLNEIIERRIGGNVLGFHHQKNAKTESKNLLDEVEPDDLVSFGLIPELIGRLHMIATLDEITKEAMVTILQKPKNALTKQYQKLFELDDVLLTFKPEALEAIAKLAIQRKTGARGLRSIMEEIMLDIMYELPELKGYEVIITQELVSKKEKPILIKQKKNKKSA
- a CDS encoding rod shape-determining protein translates to MLLDKIIGWFSHDISIDLGTANTIVIVKGQGVIINEPSVVAVRNDRYGKNKILAVGHEAKEMVGKTPGSILAVRPMKDGVIADFDMTEKMIRHFIEKAHRRKALMRPRIIVCVPYGLTGVERKAVRESAMSAGAREVFLIEEPMAAAIGAGLPVKEPKGSLVVDIGGGTTEIGVISLGGLVISKSLRTAGDKLDNAVVDYVRRKYSLLIGERTGEIIKIEIGSAISLDEPLSMQVKGRDQVSGLLNTIELTSEDVREAMKEPLKEISNALKDVLEQMPPDLAGDIVENGIVLTGGGALIRGLDKYLSEIVKLPVYVGEEPLLCVAKGTGKALEEIDILQQLSYE
- the mreC gene encoding rod shape-determining protein MreC, translated to MKKLFLWILFILIVFFLSTQVSKGLHSKLLYLSDGVKIGILNLNQNITNIITRHFNQAEQIKHLTNELKNKESLQYSLNSLEYRYNALLELLQASNFESPNFHLVRTISYAHLNDYTKVWLQGDNKIISQDKEDKIFGLVINNQVAGIAIFRNNRLMGFLNGDEQCNYSVIIGENKAPGIAKYDINKGFIVDYIPPYPKIKAGDVIKTSGYDGIFYPEIPIGEVQSVEERQGYQIAIIKPFLKEISQFYWLINANQEKDIQEQTDNLLNFN
- a CDS encoding hydrogenase small subunit, which gives rise to MEKEELLLQKAQKRLKEISKFPALKEGNSIKRMLQEKGISRRDFLKWAGAMTAMLSLPASFAPLTAKAAEVSDRLPVIWLHLAECTGCSESLLRSDGPGIASLIFDYISLEYHETIMAASGFQAEHNLQSAMEKYKGRYVLMVEGGVPTALEGQYLTIGAHGKTGLETAKEASENAAAIFAIGTCSSFGGIQAANPNPTAAKPLSAITNKPVINVPGCPPSEKNIVGNVIHFILFGTLPSLDAFNRPKWAYGLRIHDLCERRGHFDAGEFVQNFGDEGAKNGYCLYKVGCKGPYTFNNCSKLRFNSHTSWPIQAGHGCIGCSEPNFWDTMGPFEEPLGNKVYNVPFFSGKDRTADNIGITLLGVAAIGMAAHAVLSSMRKNKD
- a CDS encoding nickel-dependent hydrogenase large subunit produces the protein MTKRIIVDPITRIEGHLRIEVIVDENNVITDAYSSSTLWRGIEVIVKNRDPRDVGFMVQRICGVCTYSHYKAGITAVEDALGIQIPFNAQMVRSLMNVSLVLHDHLVHFYHLHGLDWCDITSALKADPKKASELAFKYVKNPIATGEDELKAVQEKVAKFASAKQGLGPFANAYWGHKTYQFSPEQNLIVLSHYLKALEVQRVAAQMMAIFGAKQPHPQSLTVGGVTCVADILDPSRLGDWLTKYKEVADFINRAYYADVVMAAEVYKNEPSVLKGCGVKNFLSYAEIPVNRNETLYSSGIVRNGDISKLIEINEELITEEATHSWYQNDKALHPYDGETTPNYTGFVDADTIGPDGTPIKTKALNLDGKYSWIKSPRYNGESMEVGPLAAIVVGLAAKNPRITKIATQFLKDTGLPIEALFTTLGRTAARLLECKLSADYGIEAFNSLVENLKTGDQATCAPYEIDNNKEYKGRYIGNVPRGMLSHWVRIKDGVVSNYQAVVPSTWNAGPKDSKNQMGPYEASLVGIKIQDITQPLEIIRTIHSFDPCIACAVHLMDTKGNEIGQYKIDPIAMNCNI
- the cybH gene encoding Ni/Fe-hydrogenase, b-type cytochrome subunit, whose product is METKYKSVLEFSKLTRIFHWIRALAIFALIATGFYLAYPFLSANPDYEIYSLSRIWHISIGFLLIAISIFRIYLFVFTKECQMERRSFLDLINPIVWFQILKTYLLLGGHPHNKGSYNPLQLVTYIAIMILIILISLTGLILYTHIYHQGLGGFLMPIMKPLEVLCGGIANVRLIHHILTWAFIIFIPIHIYMASWNAVKFPGSGIDTIVSGLRFEKDETHQ
- a CDS encoding HyaD/HybD family hydrogenase maturation endopeptidase encodes the protein MKILILGIGNILFGDEGIGVHLSNFLKVNYTFSGEHSLDIIDGGTMAQHLIPIITQYDRVLILDCIDADNAKIGDVYFFDFSAIPDNITWAGSAHEVEMLQTLKMIEMLGDLPPTKILGVKPVVIGSDPTFELSPEILKAAKTMETQAIKYLQELGIKTNPKDQKTQKDLQEIANLSYKGF
- a CDS encoding protein hydE — translated: MLLALDFLLIQNLQNLEKIKNFLCKTLTQTAHTFELETQILQTDTSFTLEAKGEEQNLLDFTNALSTSLPLSLQWTFKELRILKALSPTHSLPSPQESSNLLTPLELEKITQKDSSAFCNLWESFIDFTPQKVTFLKDNQKLPLNNPKELQESLQYLSTLLKNKQSIFLKTPLGKKEVILFDENNPPKIQSPYIFVPFCLNNAQSLFKISTEECQALATLEKPLITLKPKSILKALFPTHEVPCILPFDPILLLLSKFLESHSGFYLIEPSQKLSNGICQFFKTDDTPLEISVGKNSLILKHHFKATPTTATCPELLAFKNTIKSQNLTQTNALYLGKHPTHFMLYFNQSFKTPIEFTLQTNLAQILEILKTQNPTTQSLLKNFTKANETLISQLESLPSDDRFSSNLLDLLGLCAILLDLHAPFPFTPNFDSNLKAATKALLQKAGEFVGAKGPRIDFRLEKDKEGKIYLDTLRTLRSVMSFKLAGVESELLCFGILDSMAEFFANLSRDMEENYSTKGIIICGEMFLNKQFLDQFIHYLPKDSEVLGCEIMDFI